A section of the Sphaerobacter thermophilus DSM 20745 genome encodes:
- a CDS encoding ABC transporter ATP-binding protein: MTAPALQLEDVTKTIGGLTILDGVPLTVQPGERRAIIGPNGAGKTTLLNVIAGFLPPTRGRVLVFGRDVTRLPAHRRVDVGLLKTNQQPAVLRELTALENVLLALLRGRHRFFGLAGSVDRDREARRQAMAVLEEWDLLDVANERVQHLSHGYQRRLELAARFAMRPRLLLLDEPAAGLAADEIPAFLERLQRLPRDMTVVLVEHSMRVVFAFADRITVLHHGAVLTEGTPDEVRQDRYAQEAYLSGGTRRNDA; this comes from the coding sequence ATGACGGCGCCGGCGCTACAGCTTGAGGACGTCACCAAGACCATCGGTGGCCTCACCATCCTGGACGGCGTGCCCCTGACGGTTCAGCCCGGGGAGCGGCGCGCGATCATTGGGCCGAACGGCGCCGGGAAGACGACGCTCCTGAACGTTATCGCCGGTTTCCTCCCGCCGACGCGCGGGCGGGTGCTGGTTTTCGGCCGCGATGTCACCCGGCTGCCGGCCCACCGCCGCGTCGACGTCGGTCTGCTGAAGACCAACCAGCAGCCGGCCGTGCTGCGGGAGCTGACGGCGCTGGAGAACGTGCTGCTCGCGCTGCTCCGGGGGCGTCACCGCTTCTTCGGTCTCGCCGGGTCGGTGGACCGTGACCGCGAGGCGCGGCGCCAGGCGATGGCGGTGCTGGAGGAGTGGGATCTGCTGGATGTGGCGAACGAGCGCGTTCAACACCTGTCGCACGGCTACCAGCGTCGCCTGGAACTGGCAGCGCGCTTCGCCATGCGGCCGCGCCTGCTGCTCCTGGATGAGCCTGCGGCGGGTTTGGCTGCCGACGAGATCCCGGCGTTCCTCGAGCGGCTCCAGCGACTGCCGCGCGACATGACCGTCGTTCTTGTCGAGCACAGTATGCGCGTGGTCTTCGCCTTCGCCGACCGCATCACCGTGTTGCACCACGGCGCGGTGCTTACAGAGGGCACCCCGGACGAGGTACGACAGGACCGATACGCACAGGAGGCATACCTGAGTGGCGGGACGCGGAGGAACGATGCTTGA
- a CDS encoding ABC transporter ATP-binding protein: protein MLELRDLSGGYGDGSVLNGLSLTVEEGQVVALLGRNGAGKTTTMRAIFNLLPQLTGSVTLRGESLRGLAPYEVSQRGVALVPQGRRIFPSLTVEENLLIGARPPRSDTNLRWTVDEIYSLFPVLRERGRVRGTLLSGGEQQMLTLARSLMTQPLLLLCDEPSEGLAPVMVDRVREVLQRLRAAGLSILLAEQNLDLALSVADVAYIIEEGRVIWHGTSAELLANEDVQATYLGIRIQED from the coding sequence ATGCTTGAGCTCCGTGATCTCTCGGGCGGGTACGGCGACGGCTCTGTGCTCAACGGGCTGTCGCTCACGGTGGAGGAGGGGCAGGTCGTTGCCCTGCTCGGCCGCAACGGCGCGGGCAAGACGACCACGATGCGGGCCATCTTCAACCTGCTGCCCCAGCTCACCGGCAGCGTGACGCTGCGCGGCGAGTCGCTGCGTGGCCTGGCGCCCTACGAAGTGTCCCAGCGGGGCGTGGCGCTCGTGCCCCAGGGGCGCCGGATCTTCCCCTCGCTGACGGTCGAGGAGAACCTGCTCATCGGTGCCCGGCCTCCGCGGTCCGACACGAACCTGCGTTGGACCGTCGACGAGATCTATTCCCTCTTCCCCGTCCTGCGCGAGCGCGGCCGGGTGCGCGGCACCCTCCTCAGCGGTGGTGAGCAGCAGATGCTGACCCTCGCGCGCTCGCTGATGACGCAGCCGCTCCTGCTCCTGTGCGACGAGCCGTCGGAGGGTCTTGCGCCGGTGATGGTTGACCGGGTGCGCGAGGTCCTGCAGCGCCTCCGGGCTGCCGGCCTGTCGATCCTGCTGGCAGAGCAGAACCTCGATCTGGCGCTCTCCGTCGCCGACGTGGCCTACATCATCGAAGAAGGCCGGGTGATCTGGCACGGCACGAGCGCCGAACTGCTGGCCAACGAGGATGTGCAGGCCACCTACCTTGGCATCCGCATCCAGGAGGACTGA
- a CDS encoding ABC transporter ATP-binding protein, with the protein MAGTGGTTSTGVTGSRLALRVESVSKRFRQGQRDLLTLDNVSFGLEVGRFLVIVGPSGCGKTTLLRILAGLERQDEGQIWIRPNADGHPAAAMVFQEQSVFPWMTVRDNVAYGLALRGVGRRERSQVAERWIRSVGLEGFERAYPHQLSGGMKQRVSIARAFAVDPDVLLMDEPFSALDEQTRTILQQEVSSLSEQQQKTVVFVTHSIDEAITLGDEVLVMTHRPGRVKRLISVPFPRPRDVVGVRANPQYGELYEEIWQLIAEEVQHGPREE; encoded by the coding sequence TTGGCCGGTACAGGTGGGACGACCTCGACCGGCGTCACCGGCAGTCGGCTCGCACTGCGCGTGGAGTCCGTCTCTAAGCGCTTCCGCCAAGGGCAGCGTGACTTGCTGACGCTCGACAATGTGAGTTTCGGCCTCGAGGTCGGGCGCTTCCTCGTCATCGTTGGCCCGAGCGGTTGTGGCAAGACGACGCTCCTGCGCATTCTCGCCGGGTTGGAGCGCCAGGACGAGGGGCAGATCTGGATCCGTCCCAACGCCGACGGTCACCCGGCGGCCGCCATGGTCTTTCAGGAGCAGTCGGTCTTCCCCTGGATGACGGTGCGGGACAACGTCGCTTACGGGCTGGCGCTCCGCGGCGTGGGACGACGGGAACGCAGCCAAGTGGCCGAGCGCTGGATCCGGAGCGTCGGGCTGGAGGGATTTGAGCGTGCCTACCCGCACCAGCTCTCCGGCGGGATGAAACAGCGCGTCAGTATCGCGCGGGCGTTCGCGGTCGACCCCGACGTGCTGCTCATGGACGAGCCCTTCTCGGCGCTCGACGAGCAGACGCGCACGATCCTGCAGCAGGAGGTGTCATCGCTCTCCGAGCAGCAGCAGAAGACGGTGGTGTTCGTCACCCACAGTATCGACGAGGCGATCACGCTGGGCGATGAGGTGCTGGTTATGACGCACCGGCCGGGCCGGGTGAAGCGCCTCATTTCCGTCCCCTTCCCGCGCCCGCGCGATGTGGTCGGCGTGCGAGCGAATCCGCAGTACGGCGAACTGTACGAGGAGATCTGGCAACTCATCGCCGAAGAAGTCCAGCACGGCCCGAGGGAGGAATGA
- a CDS encoding ABC transporter permease: MSERGVTVTSEALPAGRVLRRPRAGAKTEVAVQLLSPLVLLAIWEITARAGYVDQRFYPAPSSIIQAFWEAVTTGVLLHHLKITLGRLALGTLIGGLPAVLLGLAMGLSRWLRLALDPIIAATYPLPKSALFPLLLLIFGLGEGSKVAMVAIGVFYLAVTNSMEGVLAINPVYLDVAKTFGARRLDVVRTVALPGALPLVLAGLRLGVGTGLILGVLAEMLGARDGLGYLLWSAWQTFSVSSLYAVLFVTAVLGFVSVKVVDILRRWLVPWQSGSRN, encoded by the coding sequence GTGTCCGAGCGTGGTGTGACCGTGACGAGCGAAGCCCTCCCTGCGGGACGGGTACTGCGCCGCCCGCGCGCAGGGGCCAAGACCGAGGTCGCCGTTCAGCTCCTGTCGCCCCTGGTGCTCCTCGCTATCTGGGAGATCACCGCGCGGGCCGGCTACGTCGACCAGCGGTTCTATCCGGCTCCCAGTTCGATCATCCAGGCGTTCTGGGAGGCGGTGACGACCGGTGTCCTGCTGCACCATCTCAAGATCACGCTGGGGCGGCTCGCGCTGGGTACCCTGATCGGTGGGTTGCCGGCAGTGCTGCTCGGGCTGGCGATGGGGCTGTCGCGCTGGCTGCGGTTGGCGCTCGACCCCATCATCGCCGCGACCTATCCCCTGCCCAAGAGCGCCCTCTTCCCGCTGCTGCTGCTCATCTTCGGCCTCGGTGAGGGGTCGAAGGTGGCAATGGTTGCCATCGGGGTGTTCTACCTCGCGGTCACCAACTCCATGGAGGGTGTGCTGGCCATCAACCCCGTCTATCTCGACGTAGCCAAGACCTTCGGCGCGCGGCGACTCGATGTCGTCCGTACTGTGGCCCTGCCCGGCGCGCTGCCGCTGGTGCTGGCAGGGCTGCGGCTCGGTGTCGGCACCGGGCTCATCCTGGGGGTCCTGGCCGAGATGCTGGGGGCGCGCGACGGGCTGGGTTACCTGCTCTGGAGCGCCTGGCAGACCTTCTCCGTGTCATCGCTCTACGCGGTGTTGTTCGTGACTGCGGTGCTCGGGTTCGTGAGTGTCAAGGTCGTGGACATCCTGCGCCGGTGGCTCGTGCCCTGGCAATCCGGCTCGCGGAACTGA
- a CDS encoding ABC transporter substrate-binding protein → MTQDSKLTRRSFVRGAAALLAAGPLTTLLAACGGGEAEPTEQAAQAPTTAPSPTSASGGADASPAASPAASPAAEVPTPTVVTGQGAMTPFKFATARQIASLTPYIALEKGYFAEEGLEVELAEIQTLGQMVPFLGTGEILAAGGALSAALFNAIRQGIELKVIASRTALTRGFTFHGYYAAKSRYDSGEIQSIADLRGKTIANTNVEGLVAWENARILQSAGLTLDDVELVGMTPPDMPTALANGAVDAALLIEPYVVMTKRLGAGEPLVEGDGIHDLLGQDVPIGVVLASPVLLEDRDLAIRFLRAHLKAARFYNEALVDPATKSEVIDIALTYLPGQDRSLYEEMIWPGIPEDGGFNPEFVDELQQFMIERGEIESALPVEDVVDLSLLEEARNSL, encoded by the coding sequence ATGACCCAAGACTCGAAGCTGACGCGGCGCTCGTTCGTCCGGGGTGCGGCGGCGCTTCTCGCGGCCGGCCCTCTGACGACACTCCTGGCAGCCTGCGGCGGTGGGGAAGCCGAGCCGACCGAGCAGGCGGCCCAGGCACCGACGACCGCTCCCTCGCCGACGAGCGCCAGCGGTGGAGCTGATGCGAGCCCGGCCGCATCGCCCGCGGCGTCGCCGGCGGCCGAGGTGCCCACTCCCACGGTCGTGACCGGCCAGGGTGCCATGACGCCGTTCAAGTTCGCCACGGCGCGGCAGATCGCCTCCCTCACCCCGTACATCGCCCTGGAGAAGGGCTACTTTGCCGAGGAAGGGCTCGAGGTCGAGCTTGCCGAGATCCAGACGCTCGGCCAGATGGTGCCCTTCCTGGGGACCGGCGAGATCCTGGCGGCGGGAGGCGCGCTCTCCGCAGCGCTGTTCAACGCCATCCGCCAGGGCATCGAGTTGAAGGTGATTGCGTCACGCACAGCCCTGACCCGCGGCTTCACGTTCCACGGCTACTACGCGGCAAAGTCGCGCTACGACAGCGGCGAGATTCAATCGATCGCCGACCTGCGGGGAAAGACCATCGCGAACACCAACGTGGAGGGCCTGGTCGCCTGGGAGAATGCCCGGATCCTCCAGAGCGCCGGGCTGACGCTGGACGATGTCGAACTGGTCGGGATGACCCCGCCCGATATGCCGACCGCCCTCGCCAACGGTGCCGTCGATGCCGCGCTCCTGATCGAGCCGTACGTGGTGATGACGAAGCGGCTGGGGGCCGGGGAGCCGCTGGTCGAGGGAGACGGGATCCACGACCTGCTCGGCCAGGATGTCCCGATCGGTGTCGTGCTGGCCTCGCCGGTGCTCCTGGAAGACCGCGACCTCGCCATTCGCTTCCTCCGAGCGCACCTCAAGGCCGCGCGCTTCTACAACGAGGCGCTGGTCGATCCGGCCACCAAGAGCGAGGTGATCGACATCGCGCTCACGTATCTGCCCGGCCAGGATCGATCGCTGTACGAAGAGATGATCTGGCCTGGTATCCCCGAAGACGGCGGCTTCAACCCTGAGTTCGTCGACGAACTGCAGCAGTTCATGATCGAGCGAGGGGAGATTGAATCCGCGTTACCGGTCGAGGACGTAGTTGATCTGAGCCTGCTTGAGGAAGCGCGGAACTCGCTGTGA
- a CDS encoding ABC transporter substrate-binding protein, whose amino-acid sequence MPRRLTRRSFLALWGGALAGGLLAACGGGEPTPEAPASNPTSAPEPTPASASSDASPAPDPTPTPAATPTVQQATRTLRVTTIGAVSGAGIFIAMEEGYFLEVGIEIELDTAARTAGETIPLLSTQQLDISGGSFSAALLNAVAQGVRVPAVATKGSLSRGFGFHAIGVPKHLYDDGTITTVADLRGRRFAVTNDSGIDILEAQRVLESGGLTLDDVEIVVMRVPDMPVALQNEAIHAAELVEPTAAIAIDQLGVAAPLLRGDSLVDVIGDDFPIAGIFFGPHIADDRDLAVRWMVAYLRGLQFYNDGLQDPDQRRRVIEILKLYTPVQDDALFDRMVWPGLRADGRFDTAPLEQVQEVWLARGAIEQTVPVDQLVDFSYIDEAMQQL is encoded by the coding sequence ATGCCCAGACGACTCACTCGACGATCGTTTCTCGCCCTGTGGGGTGGCGCGCTCGCCGGAGGACTGCTGGCGGCGTGCGGTGGCGGGGAACCGACCCCGGAAGCTCCGGCATCGAACCCGACTTCGGCGCCGGAACCGACGCCGGCGTCCGCGAGTAGCGATGCAAGCCCTGCTCCAGATCCCACGCCGACACCCGCCGCGACCCCGACGGTGCAGCAGGCAACGCGCACGCTCCGTGTCACGACGATCGGCGCGGTGTCGGGCGCCGGGATCTTCATCGCCATGGAGGAAGGCTACTTCCTGGAAGTCGGCATCGAGATCGAACTCGATACCGCGGCGCGCACCGCAGGCGAAACGATCCCGCTGCTCAGCACGCAGCAGTTGGACATCTCCGGCGGCTCCTTCTCGGCCGCGCTGCTCAACGCGGTGGCACAGGGGGTTCGCGTCCCCGCAGTGGCCACCAAGGGATCCCTGAGCCGCGGGTTCGGCTTCCACGCCATCGGCGTGCCCAAGCATCTCTACGACGATGGGACCATCACCACCGTGGCCGATCTCCGCGGCAGGAGGTTCGCCGTCACGAACGACTCGGGCATCGACATCCTGGAGGCTCAGCGGGTACTGGAGAGTGGCGGCCTGACCCTCGACGACGTCGAGATCGTGGTCATGCGCGTCCCGGATATGCCGGTTGCGCTGCAGAACGAGGCGATCCACGCGGCGGAACTGGTCGAGCCGACCGCGGCGATCGCCATCGATCAGCTCGGCGTCGCAGCGCCGCTTCTCCGGGGCGACTCCCTGGTGGACGTGATCGGGGACGACTTCCCCATTGCCGGGATCTTCTTCGGCCCGCACATCGCAGACGACCGCGACCTGGCGGTGCGCTGGATGGTCGCCTACCTCCGCGGGTTGCAGTTCTACAACGACGGGTTGCAGGACCCAGACCAGCGGCGGCGGGTCATCGAGATCCTCAAGCTGTACACGCCGGTCCAGGATGACGCGCTGTTCGACCGGATGGTCTGGCCCGGCCTGCGCGCGGACGGACGGTTCGACACCGCGCCGCTGGAGCAGGTGCAGGAGGTCTGGCTCGCGCGCGGGGCGATTGAGCAGACCGTACCGGTGGACCAACTCGTAGACTTCAGCTACATTGATGAGGCCATGCAGCAACTCTAA
- a CDS encoding penicillin-binding protein activator: protein MLGHEDQPASALKRRLTRRGTLKLVAFGLSSVTIGSLLASCGGTQDTTSGGETTSTPTTDAGSTGSAGSTAATPSTSPTTEAAESSPEAADDPIRLGILLPFTGVYAQPAADVERGVMLYLKQIGNEIAGRPVTVIREDSEADPSTGITKARKLIERDQIDVMVGPLSSAVGTAVRDLVVSSGVPQIYPIPGTLEESGTPPAPNIFRVSYSPAQLGVASARYLYETLGYRTVAIMCPDYVWGQKVAEAFQTSFEELGGTIADVTFTPLDTTDFAPYLGRIDPSSLDAMWVFYSGGDAIRFVVQYGEMGLTDALPLTGAGDVVDEAFLPSQGEAALGFISFLPYTPSLENDANAAFVSAYQAEYDTSPGFFNEIGWVAAAIVDEAVRAVDGELSDKAALAAAMEQVEFDSPHGRFRFDENRFPILDMQVRRVEQNESGEYVNAIIDVIEGIDSNGVIGR, encoded by the coding sequence ATGCTTGGTCACGAGGATCAGCCGGCTTCGGCGCTGAAACGCCGCCTGACGCGCCGTGGTACGCTGAAGCTCGTCGCGTTTGGGCTGAGCTCGGTTACCATCGGGTCGCTGCTCGCCTCCTGCGGCGGTACCCAGGACACGACGTCAGGCGGGGAGACGACCTCCACTCCCACGACCGATGCCGGTTCGACCGGTTCAGCCGGTTCGACGGCTGCGACGCCCAGCACATCGCCGACCACCGAGGCTGCTGAGTCCTCTCCTGAGGCAGCCGACGATCCGATCCGACTCGGAATCTTGCTCCCGTTCACCGGCGTCTATGCCCAGCCAGCGGCGGACGTCGAGCGCGGGGTCATGCTCTACCTGAAACAGATCGGCAACGAGATCGCCGGACGGCCTGTGACCGTCATCCGCGAGGACTCCGAGGCCGATCCGTCGACCGGGATCACTAAGGCGCGCAAGTTGATCGAGCGGGATCAGATCGACGTCATGGTTGGGCCGTTGAGCAGTGCCGTTGGGACGGCCGTGCGGGATCTGGTCGTCAGCAGCGGCGTCCCTCAGATTTACCCGATCCCGGGCACGTTGGAGGAGAGCGGCACTCCCCCGGCTCCCAACATCTTCCGAGTCTCCTACTCCCCAGCGCAGCTCGGCGTCGCCTCGGCGCGGTACCTCTATGAGACGCTTGGCTACCGTACGGTCGCAATCATGTGCCCGGACTACGTCTGGGGTCAAAAGGTGGCCGAAGCCTTCCAGACCAGCTTCGAGGAGCTGGGCGGCACCATCGCGGACGTGACCTTCACCCCGCTCGACACCACCGACTTTGCACCGTATCTGGGCAGAATAGACCCCTCCAGCCTCGACGCGATGTGGGTCTTCTACTCGGGCGGGGATGCCATCCGGTTTGTGGTGCAGTACGGCGAGATGGGGCTCACGGACGCACTTCCGCTGACGGGTGCCGGGGATGTGGTGGACGAGGCCTTCCTCCCGTCTCAGGGTGAAGCGGCTCTCGGCTTCATTAGTTTCTTGCCTTACACACCCAGCCTTGAGAACGACGCGAACGCGGCCTTCGTCAGCGCCTATCAGGCTGAATACGATACCAGCCCGGGCTTCTTCAACGAGATCGGCTGGGTGGCAGCCGCGATCGTTGACGAAGCGGTGCGCGCCGTTGATGGCGAATTGAGCGACAAGGCTGCGCTCGCGGCAGCGATGGAGCAGGTCGAGTTCGACTCGCCGCACGGCCGCTTCCGCTTCGATGAGAATCGGTTCCCGATCCTCGACATGCAGGTCCGACGCGTGGAGCAGAACGAATCCGGGGAGTACGTCAACGCCATCATCGATGTCATCGAGGGCATCGACAGCAATGGCGTGATCGGTCGCTGA
- a CDS encoding cysteine hydrolase family protein — MQPETSLRVNIPAEPEAIEVDLRRTAAIVVDMQNAFLSKGGMLDIAGHDISRADETIAAAKRTLTALRRAGSPVIYLQMGYTADLSNAGGPQSPNPRKELALCLMAAQPELRGKLLIWGDWDAEIVDELKPEPGDLVVRKSRYSGFAGTNLDALLRTRGISHVVVMGVATNVCVESTVRDAFFHEYWPVVVQDATYQAGPPEIQEASLFNIRSFFGWVTTSHNIAQAVEQALAAGVRAE, encoded by the coding sequence ATGCAGCCGGAAACGAGCCTGCGGGTCAATATCCCTGCTGAACCAGAGGCGATCGAGGTCGACTTGCGGCGCACCGCGGCCATTGTGGTCGATATGCAGAACGCCTTCCTGTCGAAGGGCGGGATGCTCGATATCGCCGGGCACGACATCTCGCGCGCGGATGAAACCATCGCTGCGGCCAAGCGGACACTGACAGCCCTGCGTCGTGCCGGGTCGCCGGTGATCTACCTGCAAATGGGCTACACCGCGGACCTGTCCAATGCGGGTGGTCCGCAGTCTCCGAACCCACGCAAGGAACTCGCGCTGTGCCTGATGGCAGCACAGCCAGAGCTACGCGGGAAGCTCCTCATCTGGGGCGACTGGGACGCCGAGATCGTTGATGAACTGAAGCCGGAGCCCGGCGACCTCGTTGTGCGCAAGTCGCGCTACAGCGGCTTCGCGGGAACGAATCTCGATGCGCTGCTGCGGACCCGCGGAATCTCGCACGTCGTCGTGATGGGCGTCGCCACCAATGTCTGTGTGGAGTCGACCGTGCGCGACGCCTTCTTCCACGAGTACTGGCCGGTGGTTGTCCAGGATGCCACCTACCAGGCTGGCCCGCCGGAGATTCAGGAGGCAAGCCTCTTCAACATCCGGAGCTTCTTCGGCTGGGTGACCACGTCGCACAACATCGCACAGGCGGTCGAGCAGGCACTGGCTGCCGGCGTGCGTGCGGAATGA
- a CDS encoding amidohydrolase family protein — protein MPLKIDVFCHFFPPRYWQAMLEQAAGSAYMQKRVRGIAALHDLDERFRLMEPHEDYVQVLSLPGPPIEAFSSPDKAPELARIGNEGMAELVDRYPDRFVGFIAGLPMNNPDAAVREAEHAITQLGATGVQIYTNVNGAPLDQDAYLPLFALMAEHDLPIWVHPSREPDVPDYRTEERSKYDIWWAFGWPYETSVFMARMVFWGLFDRFPNIKIITHHMGGMVPYFEGRVGYGLDSLGRRTDEAEDLEARERLQGRPYDYFRRFYADTALFGALPATECGLAFFGTERVLFATDFPFDPQGGALFIGETVRVVENMTASAEDKQAIFEGNARRLLRLRLPD, from the coding sequence GTGCCGCTGAAGATCGATGTCTTCTGCCACTTCTTCCCGCCCCGTTACTGGCAAGCAATGCTGGAGCAGGCGGCGGGCTCGGCCTACATGCAGAAGCGGGTGCGGGGGATCGCTGCGCTGCACGATTTGGACGAGCGCTTCCGGCTGATGGAGCCACATGAGGACTACGTGCAGGTGTTGTCCCTGCCCGGGCCGCCGATCGAGGCGTTCAGCTCACCGGACAAGGCTCCGGAGCTGGCACGGATCGGCAACGAGGGCATGGCGGAGTTGGTCGATCGCTATCCCGACCGCTTCGTCGGCTTCATCGCCGGGCTCCCGATGAACAACCCAGACGCGGCCGTGCGCGAGGCGGAACACGCCATCACGCAACTCGGCGCTACCGGGGTCCAGATCTACACCAATGTGAACGGTGCGCCGCTCGACCAGGATGCCTACCTCCCGCTCTTCGCCCTCATGGCGGAGCACGACCTCCCGATCTGGGTGCATCCGTCGCGCGAGCCCGACGTGCCCGACTACCGGACGGAGGAACGCTCCAAGTACGACATCTGGTGGGCCTTCGGCTGGCCCTACGAGACGAGCGTCTTCATGGCGCGGATGGTCTTCTGGGGCCTGTTCGACCGCTTCCCGAACATCAAGATCATTACTCACCACATGGGCGGTATGGTCCCGTACTTCGAGGGCCGCGTCGGCTACGGGCTCGACTCGCTCGGCCGGCGCACCGACGAGGCGGAGGACCTGGAAGCGCGGGAGCGGCTCCAGGGCCGGCCCTACGACTACTTCCGCCGGTTCTACGCCGACACGGCGCTGTTTGGGGCGCTCCCGGCAACCGAGTGCGGCCTCGCTTTCTTCGGCACCGAGCGCGTCCTCTTTGCCACCGACTTCCCGTTCGACCCGCAGGGTGGTGCGCTGTTCATCGGCGAGACCGTGCGCGTCGTGGAGAACATGACGGCGTCGGCCGAGGACAAGCAGGCCATCTTCGAGGGCAACGCCCGGCGGCTGCTGCGGCTGCGCTTGCCCGACTAG
- the ligM gene encoding vanillate/3-O-methylgallate O-demethylase has product MTSTAKPRTLQEIVDSVPNIAQYLYNNQTGPRIYPVVQPEYTNWRDEQRSWRETACLFDLSYHMTDLYVSGPDAFRLLERLAINSFKGFKPGRAKQMVACSPAGYVIGDVILFYLDEESFNLVGRPSVHNWVQYHAETGGYDVQLERDEWAVGDPNRRRKAFRFQVQGPNAVQILEKLNGGPLPDVKFFHMGWINIAGHQVRMLHHGMSGVAGAELIGPFEHGPEVKAAIVEAGKEFGLRQVGSRAYATNTLESGWIPSPLPAVYTGEELRAYREWLPAASYEGGGAIGGSFVSDNIEDYYLDPWELGYGSILKFDHDFIGREALEEMAKQPHRKKVTLAWNGEDVAKVFASLFGKDTPGKYIDLPLSQYATWMYDKVVNQQGETVGISTFCGYSWNERSMLSLAMLDEAYAEPGTEVTLIWGEPDGGSRKPSIEPHRQFEIRATVGPVPYAEPARQYRARLRGQ; this is encoded by the coding sequence ATGACTTCCACAGCCAAACCGAGGACCCTGCAAGAGATCGTTGACAGCGTGCCCAACATCGCCCAGTACCTGTACAACAACCAGACCGGCCCCCGGATCTACCCGGTGGTGCAACCGGAGTACACCAACTGGCGTGATGAGCAGCGGTCCTGGCGGGAGACGGCCTGTCTGTTCGACCTCTCCTACCACATGACCGACCTCTATGTGAGTGGTCCCGATGCGTTCCGCCTGCTGGAGCGGCTGGCGATCAATAGCTTCAAGGGCTTCAAGCCGGGGCGGGCAAAGCAGATGGTCGCCTGTAGCCCGGCCGGTTACGTCATCGGCGACGTGATCCTGTTCTACCTCGACGAGGAGTCGTTCAACCTCGTTGGTCGCCCCTCGGTCCACAACTGGGTGCAGTACCACGCCGAGACGGGCGGCTACGATGTGCAACTGGAGCGCGACGAGTGGGCGGTGGGCGACCCCAACCGGCGGCGCAAGGCCTTCCGCTTCCAGGTGCAGGGGCCGAACGCGGTGCAGATTTTGGAGAAGCTCAATGGCGGGCCGCTGCCGGACGTCAAGTTCTTCCACATGGGCTGGATCAACATTGCCGGGCACCAGGTCCGGATGCTGCACCACGGGATGTCCGGGGTGGCCGGAGCCGAGCTGATTGGGCCGTTTGAGCACGGGCCGGAGGTCAAGGCGGCGATCGTCGAGGCCGGCAAGGAGTTCGGCTTGCGCCAGGTCGGCTCGCGTGCGTACGCCACCAACACGCTGGAGTCGGGTTGGATCCCGTCGCCGCTGCCGGCGGTGTACACGGGCGAGGAGCTGCGGGCGTACCGCGAGTGGCTGCCGGCGGCCAGCTACGAGGGTGGCGGCGCAATCGGCGGGAGCTTCGTCTCGGACAACATTGAGGACTACTACCTGGATCCGTGGGAGCTGGGGTACGGGTCGATCCTCAAGTTCGACCACGACTTCATCGGGCGCGAGGCGCTCGAGGAGATGGCGAAGCAGCCGCACCGCAAGAAGGTGACGCTCGCCTGGAACGGCGAGGATGTGGCGAAGGTCTTCGCCTCACTCTTCGGGAAGGACACGCCCGGCAAGTACATCGACCTGCCGCTGTCGCAGTACGCCACCTGGATGTACGACAAGGTGGTGAACCAGCAGGGCGAGACGGTGGGGATCTCCACCTTCTGCGGCTATAGCTGGAACGAGCGGTCGATGCTGTCGCTGGCGATGCTGGACGAGGCGTACGCCGAGCCCGGCACCGAAGTGACGCTGATCTGGGGCGAGCCGGACGGCGGCTCGCGCAAGCCGTCGATCGAGCCGCACCGGCAGTTCGAGATTCGGGCGACGGTCGGGCCGGTGCCGTATGCCGAGCCGGCGCGGCAGTACCGTGCGCGGCTGCGCGGTCAGTAG